The nucleotide sequence CCGACGATCACCAGTGCTGGCAGGACGAAGATGATCGCCGAGAGCGTACCGGCCGCCGATGCGACAGTCTGAACGATGTTGTTCTCGAGGATCGTCGAGTCCTTCACCGCGCTCAGCAGCGCCATGGAGATCACCGCCGCCGGTATCGACGAGGCGAAGGTGAGACCCACCTTGAGGCCGAGGTACACATTGGCCGTCGTGAAGATGGTCGTGATGAGGGCGCCGAGAATCAGCCCGCGTATCGTCAGCTCTTTTGGTTTCACCGGCTAAAACTTACGCCGAAACGGGCGGGTGGGGAGAGCCGCAGGCGGGCCAGCGGGCGGGCCACCGGGTGCTAACGCGTATCGGCTCCGGGACGCTTCTTGATAAAGACGTGGGTCGCGCGCTCGCCAGCGATGCTTTCCGTACACTCATAACCCAGAGCGCGCGCGTCGATTCCGTTCCAGAGATTCTCACCCGATCCGAGCAGCACCGGCCTGACAGCGAGGTGCATGTCATCGACCAGTCCGGCAGTCAGAAATTGCCGCACCGTCGATACACCCCCGCCGAGACGGATGTCGAGGCCACCAGCTGCGGCAGTCGCCTGTTCCAGCGCTGCGTGGATACCGCCGGTGACAAAGTGAAACACCGTGCCGCCGGCCATTTCGAGTGGCGGCCGCGGATGATGCGTCAGCACGAAGACGGGAGTGTGGTACGGCGGCTCGTCGCCCCACCATCCTTTCCAGCTGTAATCAGGCCACGGTCCGCGCACGGGACCGAACATGTTGCGTCCAAGAATCCAGGCACCGATTCCCTCAAAACTTCGCTCGGCGATCCCGTTATCGATTCCCGTTTCACCATCGCCCTGACCGTGCATCTTCCGCCACGCGCGCGTGGAAAAGAACCACTCCATCAACTCGGGACCTCTGACGCCGAGCGGGTTCTGGAGATCCTGATCGGGACCGGCGCCGTAACCGTCAGTGGAAATTGCGAAACTCAGGACACGGAGCTTGGACATTGTGATCCTCATTGATTGGCCAGGCTGACAAACTAGCTGATGCGAACGCGACAACCAACCCCGTTCACTGTGTCCTTGCGAAACACGCACGGCGCGGATTCCCACTCCATTTCACACGAGCCCGGAATGACATCATGATACCGGCGACGCCGCGCCGTGATTCCTTTCCGGTGCTTCTACGCCCAGCAGATTGTGAACGAAGAAGTCGAAGCGCTTGAGCTCACCGTAAGTGCCGCCCGATCCATGACCAGCGCCCGGTATGACCAGCAAGTCGAAGTACTTCTTCGCCTTTATCAACGCATTGACGACCTGCATCGTCGTCGAAGGATCCACGTTGGGATCCATCTCACCAACGACGAGCAGCAGCTTACCCTGCAATCTGTACGCGTTGTCCACGTTGGACGACGCCGCGTACTGCGGACCGATCGGCCATCCCATCCATTGCTCGTTCCACCAAATCTTGTCCATCCGGTTGTCGTGCGCGCCCGCAGCAGAAACGGCGGCCTTGTAGAACTCCGGATGAAAGAGCAATGCGCCGAGTGCGCTCTGACCGCCGGCTGAGGTTCCGTAAATGCCGACACGACTGATGTCGTAGTAGGGATACTTCGCGGCGACTGCCTTGTGCCAGAGAATGCGATCAGGGAAGCCAGCATCGGCAAGATCTTTCCACGCGACATCGTGGAACGCCTTGGATCGATTCGACGTACCCATGCCATCGATCTGCACAACGATGAAGCCGAGCTCAGCCTGGGCTTGCATGCTGGCCTGAGTACTGAACGTCTTTGGAACGAAGGAGTCCTGCGGTCCGGCGTAGATGTTCTCGATGACGGGATACTTCTTTTTCGGATCGAAGTTGGTGGGACGGATGATGACGCCCCAGATGTCTGTCTTGCCGTCACGACCCTTGGCAGTGAACACTTCCGGCGGACGCCAACCGGTGGCGAGCAGCGCGCTGGCGTCGGCGTGCTCCACATTCATTATCACTTGGAGATCGCTGGTTCGGCGAAGCTGTAGAACGGGCGGTAGATCCACGCGCGACCACAGATCGACGTAGTAGTTGTGATCGGGAGAAAAACTTACAGTGTGCATCGCGTCGGCGTCCGTGATCGCCGTGAGTCCGGATCCGTCGAAGTTGATGCGGTAGTGATGGATGAAGTACGGATCCTTGCCGGGATACATGCCGCTCGCGGCGAACCATATCTGCCGCTTCGCGTCATCGATCCAATCGACGCCGCGGACCACCCATGGTCCCTTAGTGATCTGGTTCTTCACTCGGCCCGTAACGCCGTCGTAGAGGTAAAGGTGATTCCATCCATCGCGCTCGGACATCCAGATGATTTCCTTTCCGTCATCGATGTCATGTCGGTACTTCTTTGCGGAGTACTCGAA is from Gemmatimonadota bacterium and encodes:
- a CDS encoding DPP IV N-terminal domain-containing protein, with the translated sequence MKSVREPAPMAARAARVQRAMTVVLLSCSVAATIPVTVAAQGTAADYARAEGLARRLDGLVVDDADPPVWLQNGDSFTYNKSVRGGHTFVLVDAATLARRSPFDQTRLAATLSSDLKRPITALTLPFTTFSFADGESAIEFVPRDRFGPPTDAVRWRCTLANYVCAVAPPRERTQRERRSYGGGLFGGLPRPDTLPHISPDGKQEALIRNFNVYVRPVGSERGVMLSTDGSEGDAYDQSSIVWSPDSRRIAAYRVRPGYRRMVHYVLSSPTDQLQPKDSTLYYNKPGDVLDVDQPVLFDLASHRQFVIDNSLFPNAYDVTALAWRRNSQAVTFEYNQRGHQAYRVIEIDANTGTTRAVMDEESPTFFEYSAKKYRHDIDDGKEIIWMSERDGWNHLYLYDGVTGRVKNQITKGPWVVRGVDWIDDAKRQIWFAASGMYPGKDPYFIHHYRINFDGSGLTAITDADAMHTVSFSPDHNYYVDLWSRVDLPPVLQLRRTSDLQVIMNVEHADASALLATGWRPPEVFTAKGRDGKTDIWGVIIRPTNFDPKKKYPVIENIYAGPQDSFVPKTFSTQASMQAQAELGFIVVQIDGMGTSNRSKAFHDVAWKDLADAGFPDRILWHKAVAAKYPYYDISRVGIYGTSAGGQSALGALLFHPEFYKAAVSAAGAHDNRMDKIWWNEQWMGWPIGPQYAASSNVDNAYRLQGKLLLVVGEMDPNVDPSTTMQVVNALIKAKKYFDLLVIPGAGHGSGGTYGELKRFDFFVHNLLGVEAPERNHGAASPVS
- a CDS encoding dihydrofolate reductase family protein yields the protein MSKLRVLSFAISTDGYGAGPDQDLQNPLGVRGPELMEWFFSTRAWRKMHGQGDGETGIDNGIAERSFEGIGAWILGRNMFGPVRGPWPDYSWKGWWGDEPPYHTPVFVLTHHPRPPLEMAGGTVFHFVTGGIHAALEQATAAAGGLDIRLGGGVSTVRQFLTAGLVDDMHLAVRPVLLGSGENLWNGIDARALGYECTESIAGERATHVFIKKRPGADTR